One genomic window of Prochlorococcus sp. MIT 0801 includes the following:
- a CDS encoding Photosystem I reaction center subunit IX, producing the protein MFKIFRTKWFRSAPVLATLWLSSTAVILIGLNSYLPDYLFMPMS; encoded by the coding sequence ATGTTTAAAATCTTTCGTACAAAATGGTTTAGATCCGCACCTGTTCTTGCAACACTATGGCTTTCAAGCACTGCAGTCATCCTTATTGGTTTAAATAGCTATTTACCTGACTATTTATTTATGCCCATGAGTTGA